The sequence cccatctatcccactccctcccccctcctccctggcaaatacaagtctgctctccatgatCATGATctatctctgttttgtagataggattgtttttgccatattttagattccacatataagtaatatcatatggtatttgtttttctctttctgacttactttgcctagtatgagaatctctagttgcatccatgttgctgcaaaaggcattattttgtcctttttatggctgagtagtattccattgtatgtattaccacatcttcctaatccattcatctgtcgatggacatttaggttgttgccatgtcttggctattatgaatagtgctgcaatgaatatagggtgtgtatctttttgagtggaagttttgtttggatatatgcccaggagtggggttgctggatcatatggtagttctatattcagttttctgaggaccctccatactgctttccatagtgattgtaccaatttacattcccaccaacagtgtgggagggttcccttttgtccacaccggctctagcatttgttatttgtcaatcttttatatttaaaaaaacttttaaatatagttgctttacagtgttgtgcctcTGTGGCTTCTTTGATAtagcatgttttcaagattcacttatgttattttgtttcagtaatttgttcattttttttactgtgtattatttcattatatgagTATACTACAATTGCATTGTCTAGTCAACTTTGCtgaacattttggttgtttccaattttgacCAATTTGAATAAATTTACTGTGGACATTCATGCACAAATCTTTTGAAGAGagatgtttccatttctcttatgTAAATattaggagtagaattgctaagTTATAGGGTAGAGATATGCTTAACTTTAttagaaactgccaaaccatttttcaaagtatttctaCAATTTGATATGTTCACAACAGCAGTGTATaatgttgtcattattttttgttaagtccacacttgcagcatttgggagtccctgggccaggcatcaaatctgagctgcagctgaagctgcagcaacacaggatgctttaacccactgcatgagacTGAGGTTCAAACCCATGTCTCCGCAATggaaccaagccactgcattcagatttgtaacctgctgcagcacagcagtAACTCCCTAATGTTGTCAGTACTTTTTTTTAGCCATTCTTTAGGATGTCTAGAAAATATCTCATGgtgattctaattttatttctgtcatgACTAATGATGCTGGGCATCATTTCATGAGCTTCTTAGCCATTTGTAGTTCTTTTGTGAAGCACTTGTTTGAGATTTAGCTCCAAACTCATTCTTTCTAATTCTTGTTTCCATTGTTTGATCAAACTTAAATCCATGAAATTGAATTCCCTATTGATGAGTTTATTTATATTATCTCAAattaaaatgatggaagataatatgagaaaaagaatgtatatgtgtgtatgactgggtcactttgctgtacagcagaaatcaatagaacattataaatcaactatactttaatacaaatttttaaaataaattatctaaaatttatGCTTTTTAACCACTAGCCTGAAATGACAAACCTTATACAATTTTGTGCCAGTGAACCAGTCATTTCAGTATCCtgccattttaacaaaattttggTCAATTATAACAGAAAGAATGGACAGGACTTCCACATTTTCTCCAAAAAGGACTCCATGGTTGGGAACCATCCTGGTGTCACAGGTGCCCTTATGACatcatttctctcttccctcctcccgtcctcctgccagagctgtggctggaAGAGGACAGACCTGAGAGCAATGGGGACATCTACCTCTTAACTATGGGAAATATAGGGGATCACAGACCTGAGGGGATTTGAACAAGCTATTTCCAAGTCATGGGCATTCGATGCTGTGTAAGAAAGAACCAATCTACCCAAACTTTCCGGCAGGGAAGGTGGGATTCCACAGTTAATTAAGGATGCCAGTCCCATATTTAGGGTCTGCAGGCAAGGCAGGGAGTTAAGCATGTGGTAGACTCAGCACAGAGTTTAGAGAGAACAACCTACCCATACCTTTCCTCTCTAAACTCTGATTACAGAAAGATGGCCACGTATGTCAAATCGTAATAGAAGATGAAGATGAAACCACActaataagagagaaagaaaaagagaagaaagagaagaaacaaaggcCACCAACACCACCTCCAACACCTCCACCAAAGCCACCAAAGCCACCAAAGCCACCAAAGCCACCAAAGGTAGGTCCATTGAGGGGAACCCAACCTGCAACATGTCCAATCACAGTCACCTGGGAGTGATGGCTTGTCTTCTCTGTGGCCCATGGCATGGGATGGTCAGGGATTTTTGTCATCCAAAGCGGGGTACATCTGTGAGTGAAAGGTAGCGCTATGAAAATTAATGCTCAGGAACAACAATCATAAACTAAGAATGTCCCAGGCCAACCAGGATGAGTGGTTGTCCTATCCACAGCTGGAACGAATAGAAATGGACTCATCTTTGGTTGTCCTGTTGTCCTAGTTCCTTCATGGTCTGAAAAGGTGGGTGTGAGTGAGACATGGAGACGTGGTTGTAGGGAGAAGGAACTCTGACAAACGGGAGTCAAAGCATGCCACTGGTTTGAGGAGTGGGTGGTGAGGGCTGTTTTGGGGATGCATAGTCAAGTACAGGGAAACCCAAGTCTGGAATTGTGTgcgaagtgtgtgtgtgtgtgtgtgtgtgtgtgtttctgtgagtgcatgtgtgtggaTGTTAACTGAAGTTCAAGGTGTGAGAAGCCAAACAGGTGAGAGTGAGGAATACCAGAGAAAGACTCCAAACTGTGTAGAGAAGGCACACTTCTAATACTATGACGTGCTGGAGGGAGCCAGCAGGTGGCGCATTGGAGCTGGAGTCAAGCATGAAAAGAGGGCAAAGCCTGACCCTTCTTCAGCCTGCGGGCGAGGTCTGCAGGGAGGGCTGTGCGTCCCAGGTAGGTGGTCAGGCCCAAGTGGAACATAGTAATCCTCTGACCCACAGATCGTGATGTTCTTGTTCTAGACTGGCCACCCAGGTCCAAGTAACCAGGTGACAGCTAGGGCAGGTGCACCTCGTGTTACAGCTGAGGATCCTGAGACTCGGAGGTCAGCGTGATGTGTCTGCTCATGAAGAGTGGTAGAGACCCCTCGTCTGGTCTTTTTGCTCTAGCCTGTGGCCTGCCCAGTGCTGAGGAAGTTCTGAGAAAGGGGCCATTGTTGACAAAGGGTCAGGACCCCTTTCCTGACTCACGCCAGGGCTGAGAAGGGTTGCGAATGTTTCCTGAGTGACCCTTCTTTTTCcttgcagcccccacccccagtgaaAAAGCCACCCCCTGACAATCACTTGAAAGCAGTAAAGATCCAGGCCTGGTGGCGGGGCACCTTGGTGCGTAGGACGCTGCTGCATGCTGCACTAAGAGCGAGTATCATTCAGTACTGGTGGAAGCAGAAGCTGGCAGAGCTGCTGGAGAAGAGACGGCGGGCTGCACTGGAGTATTATGCCCGGCAAAACTGGGCAGCAGTCAGACTCCAGTCTTGGGTCCGCATGTGGCGTATCCACCTTCGTTACTGCCGTTTGCTTAATGCTGCCCGCATCATCCAGGTCTACTGGCGCTGGCATAATTGCCATACCCGTGGCTTTTTCAGGGGCAGCTATGAAATCACAGCAAGCCAGCTCAGACTTGAGCTTGAGATCTTTCTGGGGTCACAGGTCTGTCGGATTACAGACTGCATCCCCTTCCCAATAAAGAATTGACCAGGTCGACTCCaacactgagtcatgacaggcaCTCCAACACTCTGTCAGACAAGCTCCACGAGGTCCTTGTCTCGGCAAAGGGTCAAGGTATATGGTGGCAGATGTTGGGCTCCTCACAGGTCAGCTCTGTGGGAGCGGCAGGAGTTGTCTGCAGTCCCATGTGGAGGAGGATTTTAGGAGCCAGGTGCTAGATCAGCAGAGTCTGTGCTTGATTAGTAATGTCTGCCATGGGGAGGTGAGATGGCATTGCAGGGCCACCGAGTCAGCCAGCACCAGGGAAACTGCTTTGTAGCGAGGTCTGTGTTTATGGTGCCCCCCGCCCCTTATAGCCGCACAGCGTGGAGCCCTGTGCCATCTGATGCTCTTAGTCGTTCAGTGGCTTCTCATTCAATTTAGAACCATTCCCAAGCCCTCCCTCCGGGGTCTACATAAGCCTGCACGGTCTGGCCTTGGCCATCTCACCCTGTCGCCAGGGTCCCCCCTGGCAGCTCTGCTAATATCAAATAGACCAGCAGCCTCCCATCGCAGCTCTTTGCCCTTGCTGCCTCCTCTCCTTGGGTTGTCTTCTTGCAAGTAGAGCTCTCGCTCCATTCAGGTTTGTCTCTGCTCTCTGTTCCTTCCAAGGAGGCCTTCTTTGGTTTGACCACCCAAATGAGACAGCTTTTCCCGCCGCCCCCTTCTGTGTGCTCTGGCTCCTGGCTCTGCTTTCCAGCTTCAGTCCTCATCCCCGCAGTGGTTATCTTAcccccttttctgttttctgttcccCCAGGAGAGGTGAGCTTCAGGAGAGGAGGGACTCTGGGTTCAGTGCTGTGTTCCCAGGACCTAGAACAGCGGGGTCTCGCTCCCTCTCGGTATGCTTTTGTCTGTACATTTTTATTGTCTGTATGTTGTGACATTttgacatcatttttaaaaaccccttGCTGGCTCGGGTGGACTCCCCCTCCCAGTGCTGGCCAAGTCTTTGAGATGGCAAAGCACTCAGCCTGGAGCCGGCCTTTGATGTGCAAACTAACCAATCCAGAGCCTTACCTGCTCTCTCAGGCCTGTACACCCCAGAGGGCAGtattcctgggcctcactcatcCCAGCTGGGCATCTGGGGGACAGCCCTATAATTTAGAGCCCGCCCAAGTTACTCAAACTAGCCAATGCTAAACTGCCTTGCCTTTCCCACTCCAAGAAAGACCATGGCAAAAGTTCTTTTCTCACCCCTGTCTTCTGCCACTTGCCCAAATCTGATGCGTCCCTTGTGACCCTGTGTGGTATGAGGTGACCTCTTCTCTAAGATCTTGTAAGTATGATGCTTGTCTCCTGTGCCTCTCCTGTTCTCTTGTGGCTCCCCCTGAACATCACAGGAAAGGacataaaatatatagagagatggGGTATAATTgatgtgaaattcacataacCATTTTAGATTAATCACATAATATTTTGGGGGCTGTGCTCACactatgcagaaattcccagttCCTGGCATCAAACCCTTGCCATGAAGcagcctgagcctcagcagtgacaatgccagatccttaactcactgaacctcCAGGGAACTAATCCCATAATCACGTAATATTAACCATTAACATAAGAGtaacaattcaggagttcccatcgtggttcagtgggttaagaacctgacatagtctccatcaagatgtggatttgatctctcagtgggttgaggttccagcattgccgcaagctgtgtcgtaggctgcagatgtggccttggATCTGgtcatgctgtggctgtggcataggccggcagctgtggctctgattccaccccggcccagaagcttccatatgccacaggtgtggccctaaaagaaaaaataaaagagtaatgattcaggagttcccatcatggctcagtggaagcaaatctacctagtatccatgaggatgcaggttcattccctggcctcactcgtgggttaaggatctggcattgctgtgagctgtggcgtaggttgcagacacattttggatctggcgttgctctgcctgtagcctaggccagcagctacagctccgatttgactcctaacctgggagcccctagtgtggccctaaaaaaaagacaacaacaacaaaaaagaattatgaaaccAGAGTTTTGGGGGACACCTCATGGAAATAACTTGCTGAGAATGGAGCCAGCACAGAGGAAAGTAGGgccaaaagatggaaagagaGGGACTAAGTCCTAGAGATTCCTTTGGGCTTCTGGATCCAGAAGTGTCTGAAGCTACCTCCCACTATACTATGGAAATTCTTGTTGTTGTGAATCAGTAAACCTCCATTTTCTCTAAAGTCGTTTTGCTATGACAAACAACAAAAGAGCAGGAGAACTCAGCAGATAATAAACCCTTAAAGGAGATTGAATTATATATAAGTTGCTTTTCAGGAAGAAGTTTTCAAAAATTGGTTTTTGAATGAGAAACTTGGCAGAAGGTATACCTAGGACATTCTCGACAATAAACATGGAATTTTCCCTCATTTAATACACCCAGAAGACCGCAAcatgctttttgcttttgttttgttttgttttgtttttttgctttttagggcctcacctggggcatatggagattcccaggctaggggttgaatcagagctacagcttcaggcctacgccacagccataacagcaccagatcccccacccactgagcgaggccaggagtcgaaccagcatcctcatggatactagtctaattcatttcggctgtgccacaacaggaactcccaaaaccacAACATTCTTATAAGACTGTGTCGTGAGGTTGAAAAGGAAAGTGCTCTGGATTAATGCATCAATCAGCTAATCATATAGAATTAGACTGATCTGAGTGTGAATCTGACCATGAATTGGTCACCTGTAAGCCAAATGTGGAGTTTTATATTTGCCCAGTTCAAGTTAGCAGGAGGAAGCCATGGTTAATCATCAGCCATTTATAAAACAACTGCTGAGGAATAGATGAACCTGCCAGGCCCTTCTCTTGCCCTCTACTCCACTTATGCAAAGCATGTGTGTGGCAGCCTTCACTCCAGGATTGAAACCACCACTCTCAAATGGGACCTGAACCCTCAGTCTTCCAACTGAAGCTGCACAACATGTCTCAGGATTTAATGAAGTTCAAGTTCTTCATGTcttagcacagaaggaattcggcGAGAGCCAAAGTGATAGGTGAGAATTAGATTTATTAGTATCCTTTGTAAAGATGTTGCAGGAATATGGGGTACAAGAGGGTGGTCATGTCCCAGTCTCAGGAGGGTTCCAAGTGAGGATCCTTGGCTTTCTGAATGtaggaaagaattcaagagcaAGCTGAGGTAAAGTAAAAGCAGAGATACACATTCCATAGAGAGAACGTGGTGCATTTCAAAAGGTAAAAGCATCCCTGGAAAAAACACTCCACAGGCAGAATGCAGGCTATTTCAGAAGATGAGAGCAGATGTGAAATATGGGGTAGTTAGTTTTTATGAACTGGGTGATTTCGTAGGCTAACAAGtaggaggattattccaactattttagaggagtgggaattcccaggaatTGAGCCATCACccactttttggtcttttatggtcAGCCTGAGAACTGTCATGGCACCTGTCATTTAGCATGCTCACTAAATTCATGTCTCAGCTCACTACGTTACAGTGAGCATATGAGTCTCAAGGTCCATTAGAAGTCAAATATTGCCATCATTTTGGGCATAACTAGTTCTAATCAGTTTGTGTCCTATCTTCAAAGGCTATATTACTTTTGAAGGTTGTGCCCTGCCCTTTTCCCTCCTATCTCAGGATAACCTCTGAGCTCTGCCCCCTAACGAAAATGAGCAATCTTCCCATGAAGAGATCCTATTGTGGGCATTGGACCTAAGAGAGAGAAATAGGGCAGTGTTTTTCAGACTTCAGCATACATCCCGATCATGTGGGAGGTCCCATTAAAGCAGATTGCTGGGCCTCACCCAACATTTCTAATTCAGTATTATGTTCTCAAGAAAGAATATTTCGCTACAGTTTTATGAAATTCCACTATGCAAATCAGTGGGGTAGAGTTTTACTATGTGGTGGCTGTAAGTGAAAGCAGAACCAAAGTAACGGTGGTATAAACAAATGgaggtttatttctctttcccataGAAGTTCAGAAACAGGTGTTCTGGGCCTGGTATGGCCCCGCAGACTAAGAAATTCTGGCCCCATCCTTCTTGTTACTCTGATACCTATGGCCTCTCTTCCCAAAATCACTTCATGATCTAAAATGGCAGCTCAAGATCAGTAATTATATCCGCAGTCTCACTTGCAAGGACAAAAGAGAACATGAAAGGCATGCTGCTTTTCTCTTTATGGGCGCATCTTTGAAGTTAAATATGCGGCTTCTGTCCATAGCTCAAAAGGACATAAAAGAAGACCcgaataaataggaaaaatactATAAAGTCACTGATAAAATGGCTTAACATTGTAAAGTCGTCCGTTATCGCTCAGTTAATCTGTAAATTAAACTTAATTCCCATTAAAAATCTCATCAGGAGTTTTTGGGAAAttagcaaacagacaaaaatcatatTGAAGAATAAATATCCACAAttaatacaattttgaaaaaggcTGGGAAATGATCAGTCACATTAAAatacattacaggagttcccgtcgtggcgcagtggttaacgtatccgactaggaaccatgaggttgcgggttcggtccctgcccttgctcagtgggttaatgatccggcgttgccgtgagctgtggtgtaggttgcagacacggctcggatcccacgttgctgtggctctggcgtaggccagtagctacagctccgattagacccctagcctgggaacctccatatgccgcgggagcggcccaagaaatagcaaaaaagacaaaaaaaaaaaaaaaaaaaaaaatacattacaaaCTAGTGTGGAATTAACTCACTAGCTATTAAGAATCtaaggtgagggagttcctgccatggctcagtggttaacaaatctcactaggaaccatgaggttgtgggttcaatccctggccttgctcagtgggttgaggatccggtgttgctgtgagctgtggtgtaggtcgcagatgcagctcggatctagcgttgctgtagctctggcataggttggcagctgtagctctgattagacccctagcttgggaacctccatatgccataagtgcggccctacaaagacaaagagacaaaaaaaaaaacaaaaagaaaaaacaaaaaacaaaaaactaaggtGAGGATTAAACATTTAAGGATTTGTTGAAATTCCATCTTCACTCCATTCCCCCCCTTCATGTATAACATGCAGTAGCCCCTCATTCACCCTAACGAGAGAGAGGTTTATTTTCTGGATAATTTAAAGCAAAGAGCATCTGGACTCAGGGATTTCAGGCATGGCTGAAGGCAGAGGTGAGTGCCATACTAAAATGGAGGGATTTATTGGAAGTGTATAGTCTGGACAGTGAGACCTCCAGCCCTCTGTGCCAGCTCAGCTCCTTGAAAGCCTgcaatcagttttgtttttcattttgtcttgtttttagggccacactcgtggcatacggaagttcccaggttaggggtcaaattgaagctgtagccattggcctatgccacagtcatagcaatgccagatctgagccatgtctgtgacctacaccacagctcatggcaacaccagatccttaacccactgagtgagacccgggattgaacctgcatcctcatggatgctagtcagattcgtttctgctgtgcgaagggaactccaagtttcattTTTCTACTCTCATTCAAGGTTGTGGGATTCTTCTCTGGGGAATCAGCCCATTATTTCTACACAAATGCTGAATAACAATCTGCCACAAGCCTCAATGGCATGCAAAAATAAGCATGTTGACTTTAGCTGTTTTCAGTGGGGGTGGCCTGACTAGGAAAGCTCTGTTTCTGTTATCTGAAGGAGGAGCCcttccagggcccagggcccaaaAATGGGCTCTTATCTAACAGTcagaaatgacttgcccaaggagaCATGCacactgacaaagcaaaagactatTGTGAAGGAACGTGCAGGTGGAGAATAGCAGGGTAAGGAAACCCAGGGGAACTACTCTACCACATGGCTTGCAGTCTCAGGTTTTGTGGTAATGAGGTTAATTTCCTCTAGTCAATCACCTTGCTTGTGcccatatttattattattattattattattattattattttggtactATGCcagtacaatattattttttaaatagtcactttatttttaattttttttcttttagcatttttattttttattactcaatgaattttattacatttatagttgtacaacagtcatcacaaccaaattttatagcatttccatcccaaaccctcagcatatcctcccaccccccaacctgtctcatttggaaactaagtttttcaaagtctgtgagtcagtatctgttctacaaagttcattgtgtccttttttttttatattccacatgtaagcgactgacttcacttagcatgataatttctaggtccatccatgttgctaaaaatgccgttacttatttccttttactggctgagtatattccattgtgtatacacaccgcatcttcttgatccactcctctgtcaatggacatttaggttgtttccatgtcttggctcttgtacatagtgctgcaatgaacattggagtacatgtgtctttttgagtcatggttttctctggatagatgtccaggagtgggaatgccagatcaaatggtaattctgtttttagttttctgaggaatcttcatactgttttccacagtggttgcaccaatttacattcccaccaacagtgtaatagggttccctgtgctcaCATTTTGATCTgactcagggtccttcctggagGCATGCatatctctcagccaagatggattccagtgtGAGGGTTTGGGGGAAGTTGTTAGAACATATTGGCTGGCGtctccttcttccttttggaCCCTCCTGAATTTTCCCAGTTAGTCTGTTTTTGGAGgtggttttaattttatggccacacctgcagcatatgtaagttctctgaccaaggattgaatttgagccacagctgtgacctacaccccagctgtggcaatgctggatcctttaatccactgctccaggccaagaatcgaacccacacctacACAGTGACCCAAGtagctgcagtgggattcttaacccactgaaacagtAGAAACATCATCTCCCAGTTTATTTTTGGCAGCAGCACTGTGTTCCTTATTAGGATCTCCTTTTGTGAGATAACTCATTTAAGCAGTTATTATTGTGCCTGGCCAAAGTGGGTGGTTTCAGTCAGTGGTTCTCTAACATTTCTCATCTTCTTCCTCATACCAACAGTCTTCCTGGGCATTTTCTTgtctcatggcaatggcagaagAACAAGAGGGCAAACATAAATGGGTGAAGCCTTTCAAAGCCAAAGCCAAACTTGTATGTCCTCATTCCACCTATTctactggccaaagcaagtcacacagcCAAACCCAAAGCATAGGAAGATAGATTTTGTTCCCTTATGGAAAGAAACTTCAAAGTCCTGTGGCAAAAGTTGTGAA is a genomic window of Sus scrofa isolate TJ Tabasco breed Duroc chromosome 13, Sscrofa11.1, whole genome shotgun sequence containing:
- the LOC100738931 gene encoding IQ domain-containing protein F5-like isoform X1; this encodes MGIRCCKDGHVCQIVIEDEDETTLIREKEKEKKEKKQRPPTPPPTPPPKPPKPPKPPKPPKPPPPVKKPPPDNHLKAVKIQAWWRGTLVRRTLLHAALRASIIQYWWKQKLAELLEKRRRAALEYYARQNWAAVRLQSWVRMWRIHLRYCRLLNAARIIQVYWRWHNCHTRGFFRGSYEITASQLRLELEIFLGSQVCRITDCIPFPIKN
- the LOC100738931 gene encoding IQ domain-containing protein F1-like isoform X2; amino-acid sequence: MGIRCCKDGHVCQIVIEDEDETTLIREKEKEKKEKKQRPPTPPPTPPPKPPKPPKPPKPPKPPPPVKKPPPDNHLKAVKIQAWWRGTLVRRTLLHAALRASIIQYWWKQKLAELLEKRRRAALEYYARQNWAAVRLQSWER